In Aedes albopictus strain Foshan chromosome 3, AalbF5, whole genome shotgun sequence, the following are encoded in one genomic region:
- the LOC109424658 gene encoding zinc metalloproteinase nas-4 yields the protein MNKFSICFVLAVCAYRILALPVVTIPNDAEQQSGNFEGDMILSKELRQALSGQRNGLTDVQYRWPNNTVHYRIIADNFTTEQVDYIRRGLDTIANASCIRFVEADENATAYIRVLGQDVGCYSEVGYLGTVQDLNLAPNTLESGCFRLGTIMHEFLHALGFFHMQSASDRDEYVTIVWEKIEQRFAHNFEKYNASFVSGFEVEYDYGSVLHYPAVSFSIDGNATIVPRVANVTIGQRARLSDSDIIKLNRMYECE from the exons ATG AACAAGTTCAGCATTTGCTTTGTCCTGGCTGTGTGCGCCTATCGCATATTAGCACTCCCGGTGGTCACCATTCCGAACGATGCCGAACAACAGAGCGGAAACTTCGAAGGAGACATGATCCTATCGAAGGAACTACGCCAAGCACTTTCCGGGCAACGCAACGGGCTTACCGATGTTCAGTACCGCTGGCCGAACAACACTGTCCACTACCGAATCATCGCAGACAATTTCA CTACCGAGCAGGTCGATTACATCCGCCGGGGCCTGGACACCATCGCTAATGCGTCGTGCATTCGGTTCGTGGAAGCTGATGAAAACGCGACGGCCTACATTCGAGTTCTCGGGCAGGATGTGGGATGCTACTCGGAGGTCGGTTATCTCGGCACGGTGCAGGACTTGAATCTGGCGCCCAACACGCTGGAAAGCGGGTGCTTCCGGCTGGGAACCATTATGCACGAGTTCCTGCACGCCTTGGGATTCTTCCACATGCAGAGTGCCTCCGACCGGGATGAGTACGTCACCATTGTGTGGGAGAAGATTGAGCAACGGTTCGCGCACAACTTTGAGAAGTACAACGCCAGTTTCGTGTCCGGATTCGAGGTTGAGTACGATTATGGTAGTGTGCTGCATTATCCGGCCGTGTCCTTCAGTATCGATGGCAACGCGACTATCGTCCCGAGGGTTGCCAATGTCACGATTGGACAACGTGCGCGTTTGAGTGACAGTGACATTATCAAACTGAACAGAATGTATGAATGCGAATAG